The genomic segment AGCCCCCGACCCGCCCAGTCAGTGGTCCGCCAGGGGTACGCGGCGTGGTCGACGACCGCGCTCTCGCCGTCCGGCCCGTCCGGCTGGCGGCGCGAACGCGGGTCGGGCAGGACCGGCCCGTCGTCCACCACGAAGCCGTACCGGTCGCCGTCGCCGGCCTCCGCCTCGACGGTCCACCAGCCCGCCCGTACCGGATCGCGCTCCATCACCCGCAGGGTGCCCGAGAGCCGCAGCCCGACCGTCGCTGCCTCCGGTGCCCACACCTGGAACCGCATTCACCACTCCTCGTCCGGGACTCACGGTGTGTCCCATGATCGGCAGAAGTGATGATCACCGGCCCGCGACACTGGATGGAGTCTGTTACTGGCGATTAAGGTCTGGTTCTGATCGTTTCCCTGTTTGGTCGTGCTCGTAACGTACGGCTCATGGAGGTCGAGATGACCGTGCCGCAGTTCCCGCCGGGCTTCCTGTGGGGTGCCTCCGCGTCCGCCTTCCAGACCGAGGGGGCCGTCGACACCGACGGCAAGGGACCTTCCGGATGGGACGCCTTCGCCGCGCGGCCCGGACGGATCAAGGGCGGTACCGACACCACCCTCGGCACCGGCTTCCACGACCGCTACCGCGAGGACGTCGCCCTCCTCTCGGGGCTGGGCGCCGACGCCTTCCGGTTCTCCGTCAGCTGGCCGCGCGTCGTGCCCGGCGGCAGCGGACCGGTCAACACGGCCGGACTCGACTTCTACGACCGCCTCGTCGACGAACTCTGCGACCACGGCATCACCCCCGCCCCCACCCTCTACCACTGGGACACCCCGCTCCCGCTCGACGAGGCGGGCGGCTGGCTCGAACGGATGGCGAGGGAATCCCCCCGTACGAGGCCCCGCGGCGGGCCGCACACTTCGCACCGCGCCTTCCGCGCGAGCCGGAAGGGGACCTGTCCTCTCCCGGGACGGAAGCAGGCCGGAAGCAGGCCGGAAGCGCAGGTCGGAGGGCAGGTCGGCAGGGGTGGGAAAGAGGCATCGCCGACCCGCTCTTCTGGACACCCCGGCCGGGCGGCCCGACAATTGATGGTGTGACGTCCTCCTTCGAGTCCCCCACGTATCCCGCGCGGCTCTCCGACGCCCAGCGCGACCGTGCCCTCGACGTGCTCAGAGAAGGAGCGGCGCAGGGCAGGCTCTCGCACGACACCTTCGTACGGCGCATGGAACTCGCCCTCACCGCCGGCCGCGTGGAGGAACTGGACGCGCTCACCGCCGATCTGCGCACCGGAGGACGCTGGTCGGGACGGCTGTTCCGGACCGTCAGCGGAGTCTCCGCCTTCTCCGAACGGCTGCGCAGGGCCTGGCAGACCGAGCGGCTGCCGAAGCTCCTGCTGCCCGGCCCCGGCCCGTATCCGCTGTTCATCGGCCGTGACCCGGGGAACGGGCTGCGGCTCAACCACGAGACCGTGTCCCGCACCCACGCCGAACTGACCGTGCGCGGCGGCTGCTGGTTCCTGCGCGACCTCGGCTCCACCAACGGGACCTGCGTCAACGGCCGACGCGTCACCGGGGTGGTCGCCGTGCGCGACGGGGACCAGGTGAGCTTCGGACGGATGGGCTTCCGGCTCTCCGCGCCCCCGGCCCGGCCGCCCGCCTGAGCGACCTCCGGACCCATCGACGCGGGCCGCGGCGAGGAGTACGGGACCCGGGGGCCGCCCGGGTCGCGGCGGTCCCGGCGCACATGGTCCGGGGCGCGGTCGGAGAGGACCGCGCGGTCCTCGCCGTCGATCCGCCCCGGCGGCGACAGCTCGCGGTCTTCTCGCGGGTCGAACTGACGGGTGCGGCGGCCGAGTTCACAGAACTGCCGCGCGCCTCCTGGCCGCACCGGGACCTCTGGGGGATCGGCCGGGGCCAGGCGGGTGAGGTGTCCGCCGGGCCCCGGCTCTCGTCGTGCTGCTCTGTGTGTCAGTCGCACCGGCCCGTCGGCCGGGTGCGGGTCACCAGGTTGGTCGTACCGGTCGTCGAGTCCAGCCACACCACCTGGCTGCCGTCCACCGCCGCGCCCCACGTCTGCGTACCGCGGTTGCAGGAGACCCGGCCCTTACTGGTGCCCGGTTCGTCGACCGAGCCGTTCGCGTCGAACTGGTAGAGCTTGGGCAGCGATTCATTGCGGATCTCGTCGTCGGGGACGTAGGCACCGACCGTGACCGCCGTCTCGGAGGCCGTCACGCTGCGCCCGTACAGCGCGTCCGGTCCGGTCGCCGGCGTGAGGTCCACCACGCCGGAACCGTCGAGTGCTGCGCTGCGCAGCACGATCGTGTCGTTCTCGCCCGACCAGTCCTCCAGGAGCCAGAAGACCCGCGTTCCGTTGATGGCTGTCGGGCCGAGAGTCGTCTCGTCCGGAGCCTGCTGGACCACCGTCTTCACACCGGTGGCGACATCGATGACATTGGTGGTCAACGCGTACGTCACGCCGCGCACCCGGTTTCTGGACTGGTAGGCGACCTTGCCGTGGTTCGCGGACGAGCTGTGTGATCTCTGATAGGTGCCACCGCCGAAGTTGTGGATGTTCTGCGGGTCCTTCAGGCTCAGATAGGACACCGCCGCACGCCCGCCGATATTGGCGTGGTCGAAGGCCACCACGTCACCGTCGACGCTCACCGGACCACTCGCGCTCCTGCCGTGCCACAGGATCTTCACCGGACCGCCCGCGAGCGGTCTGGCCAGGAGGTCGACGCCGTCCACGCCGTGTGCTGTCCACACCACGGTCTTGCCGTCGGTGGCGGGATTGTCGTGGTAGCGGCCGTCGTTGGGGCTGATCAGCTTGGGCTGGCCTTTGCCGTCGGTGCGCCCGGCCCATACCGAGTACGGTTCCGAACCGTCCTCGTTCGACTTGGACACCGCCCACCATCCGCCGCCCGCATCAGGCCCCGTACCGGTGGTGTTGATCCGGCCGAGGAGGACGTCCGAGTCGGAGCCGATGGCCAACTCCCAGCCGGGCACGATGCCGTGTGCGGTGAAGGCCCGCTGGAGCGTCTTCTGGTCCGCTGACTTGACACCCAGGTCCTTGGCGGCCGCGAGTACCGCCGC from the Streptomyces sp. AM 4-1-1 genome contains:
- a CDS encoding DUF1707 and FHA domain-containing protein; translated protein: MTSSFESPTYPARLSDAQRDRALDVLREGAAQGRLSHDTFVRRMELALTAGRVEELDALTADLRTGGRWSGRLFRTVSGVSAFSERLRRAWQTERLPKLLLPGPGPYPLFIGRDPGNGLRLNHETVSRTHAELTVRGGCWFLRDLGSTNGTCVNGRRVTGVVAVRDGDQVSFGRMGFRLSAPPARPPA